From Limibacter armeniacum, one genomic window encodes:
- a CDS encoding nuclear transport factor 2 family protein, with the protein MNHKLFLASAIASSLFLGSCNSSDDNNIDSENMEKDNPKVIALKAQDAFFKDYSTEGVETYFAENYIQHNPYVPTGRQTVIDFLPALQQAGTTATTHRILQDGNLVVMHNTYNNAEAFGAKEIVTFDVYRVEEGKVAEHWDNISPIVEETASGRSQFDGPTEITDKEKTAENKELVSNFVNDILMGHDPNKITDYISTEKYYQHNVAIEDGLDGLGKAIDYLVSQNDMFTYRTLHKVLGEGNFVFSMSEGDWHGKPHAFFDLFRIENGKIVEHWDVISEIPAEMAHENGKF; encoded by the coding sequence ATGAATCACAAATTATTTCTAGCATCAGCTATTGCTTCCTCATTGTTTTTGGGGAGTTGTAACTCATCTGACGATAATAACATTGACTCTGAAAACATGGAAAAGGACAATCCGAAAGTAATCGCACTGAAGGCACAAGATGCGTTCTTTAAAGATTATAGTACTGAAGGCGTTGAGACTTACTTTGCCGAAAATTACATTCAGCACAATCCTTATGTACCAACAGGACGACAGACTGTTATCGATTTTCTTCCTGCCTTACAGCAAGCAGGTACTACTGCCACAACACATCGTATCTTACAGGATGGCAATTTGGTGGTGATGCACAATACTTATAACAATGCAGAAGCATTTGGAGCAAAGGAAATTGTCACATTTGATGTATATCGTGTAGAAGAAGGCAAAGTAGCGGAGCATTGGGATAATATCTCTCCGATTGTAGAAGAGACTGCAAGCGGTCGTTCACAGTTTGACGGTCCAACCGAGATCACAGATAAAGAAAAAACAGCAGAGAACAAGGAACTGGTGAGCAACTTTGTGAACGATATCCTGATGGGACATGATCCCAATAAAATTACAGACTATATCAGCACAGAAAAATACTATCAACACAATGTCGCTATTGAAGATGGTCTGGATGGACTGGGAAAAGCCATCGATTATCTGGTATCTCAAAATGACATGTTTACCTACCGCACACTACACAAGGTATTAGGTGAAGGTAATTTCGTTTTTTCCATGAGTGAAGGAGATTGGCATGGAAAGCCTCATGCATTTTTTGACCTCTTCCGTATTGAAAATGGCAAGATTGTCGAGCATTGGGATGTGATTTCAGAAATTCCAGCTGAAATGGCACA